Proteins encoded within one genomic window of Suricata suricatta isolate VVHF042 chromosome 17, meerkat_22Aug2017_6uvM2_HiC, whole genome shotgun sequence:
- the CDK5R1 gene encoding cyclin-dependent kinase 5 activator 1 has product MGTVLSLSPSYRKATLFEDGAATVGHYTAVQNSKNAKDKNLKRHSIISVLPWKRIVAVSAKKKNSKKVQPNSSYQNNITHLNNENLKKSLSCANLSTFAQPPPAQPPAPPASQLSGSQTGVSSSVKKAPHPALSSAGTPKRVIVQASTSELLRCLGEFLCRRCYRLKHLSPTDPVLWLRSVDRSLLLQGWQDQGFITPANVVFLYMLCRDVISSEVGSDHELQAILLTCLYLSYSYMGNEISYPLKPFLVESCKEAFWDRCLSVINLMSSKMLQINADPHYFTQVFSDLKNESGQEDKKRLLLGLDR; this is encoded by the coding sequence ATGGGCACGGTGCTGTCCCTGTCCCCCAGCTACCGGAAGGCCACGCTGTTTGAGGATGGCGCGGCCACGGTGGGCCACTACACGGCCGTGCAGAACAGCAAGAACGCCAAGGACAAGAACCTGAAGCGGCACTCCATCATCTCCGTGCTGCCTTGGAAGAGGATCGTGGCCGTGTCGGCCAAGAAGAAGAACTCCAAGAAGGTGCAGCCAAACAGCAGCTACCAGAACAACATCACGCACCTCAACAATGAGAACCTGAAGAAGTCGCTGTCGTGCGCCAACCTGTCCACGTTCGCCCAGCCCCCACCGGCCCAGCCGCCCGCGCCCCCTGCCAGCCAGCTCTCGGGCTCCCAGACCGGGGTCTCCTCCTCGGTGAAGAaggccccgcatccggctctcaGCTCCGCAGGGACGCCCAAGCGTGTAATCGTCCAGGCGTCCACCAGCGAGCTGCTGCGCTGCCTGGGCGAGTTTCTCTGCCGCCGGTGCTACCGCCTGAAGCACCTGTCCCCCACGGACCCTGTGCTCTGGCTGCGCAGCGTGGACCGCTCGCTGCTTCTGCAGGGCTGGCAGGACCAGGGCTTCATCACGCCGGCCAACGTGGTCTTCCTCTACATGCTCTGCAGGGATGTCATCTCCTCCGAGGTGGGCTCGGACCACGAGCTCCAGGCCATCCTGCTGACCTGCCTGTACCTCTCCTACTCCTACATGGGCAACGAGATCTCCTACCCGCTCAAGCCCTTCCTGGTGGAGAGCTGCAAGGAGGCCTTTTGGGACCGCTGCCTCTCCGTCATCAACCTCATGAGCTCCAAGATGCTACAGATCAACGCCGACCCACACTACTTCACACAGGTGTTCTCCGACCTGAAGAATGAGAGCGGTCAGGAGGACAAGAAGCGGCTCCTCCTGGGGCTCGATCGGTGA